A genome region from Balneolaceae bacterium includes the following:
- a CDS encoding site-2 protease family protein → MGASLTLGRVKGIKIRVHWTFYLLLAWIVFLEVSRGSSLESMLWSVAFILVLFGCVVLHELGHSLTAMRFGISTRQITLLPIGGVASLEKMPEDPWEELLVALAGPAVNVIIALVLWMLLPVGAFFSQNPEALQEALSVINAGNFLYLLLSANLLLVAFNMIPAFPMDGGRVLRALLAMRMDRVRATRAAALLGQGLAVLFFLVGIVYNPILALVGVFIYFGARSESAMEEQMVVLRGRTVREAMMTDVTLVDPQATIGEVIDLILDGTERDFVVSSGREVEGVLYETDLIRAWRSRGQDVPVHEVMVRGVKAVSAGDPLKEVISRLQEGRSFLPVVEDGRPVGAIDTNNLSEFIVFRATTGMRSA, encoded by the coding sequence ATGGGCGCATCACTTACACTTGGACGGGTAAAGGGCATTAAAATTCGTGTCCACTGGACCTTCTATCTCCTGTTGGCCTGGATCGTTTTCCTGGAGGTCAGCAGGGGTAGCAGCCTGGAATCCATGCTGTGGAGCGTGGCCTTTATTCTGGTCCTATTTGGTTGCGTGGTGCTGCATGAACTGGGACACTCCTTGACCGCCATGCGGTTCGGAATATCCACACGGCAGATTACCCTTCTGCCCATAGGTGGGGTGGCCAGCCTGGAAAAGATGCCTGAGGATCCCTGGGAGGAGCTTCTGGTTGCTCTGGCTGGTCCCGCCGTAAACGTGATCATTGCCCTCGTGCTGTGGATGCTGTTGCCCGTAGGTGCGTTCTTTTCGCAAAACCCCGAGGCCCTTCAGGAGGCCCTGTCGGTGATCAACGCGGGGAATTTTCTCTACCTTCTCCTGTCGGCCAATCTTCTGCTGGTGGCGTTCAATATGATTCCCGCTTTTCCGATGGACGGAGGACGCGTGCTGCGGGCACTGCTGGCCATGCGCATGGATCGTGTCCGTGCCACACGCGCAGCCGCACTGCTGGGACAAGGCCTGGCTGTACTCTTTTTTCTGGTGGGCATCGTCTATAATCCCATTTTGGCATTGGTCGGTGTATTCATCTATTTCGGCGCCCGCTCGGAAAGTGCCATGGAAGAGCAGATGGTGGTGCTCAGGGGCCGTACCGTTCGCGAAGCGATGATGACCGACGTTACGCTGGTTGATCCGCAGGCCACCATCGGGGAGGTGATTGATCTGATCCTCGACGGCACAGAAAGGGATTTCGTGGTTTCCAGCGGCAGGGAGGTGGAGGGCGTGCTTTATGAAACGGATCTCATACGTGCCTGGCGAAGCCGGGGACAGGACGTGCCCGTGCACGAAGTGATGGTACGCGGGGTAAAGGCTGTTTCGGCCGGCGATCCCCTAAAAGAGGTGATCAGCCGACTGCAGGAAGGGCGTTCCTTTCTGCCCGTAGTGGAGGATGGCCGGCCCGTGGGGGCCATCGACACAAACAACCTGAGCGAATTCATCGTCTTCCGTGCCACAACCGGCATGCGGTCCGCTTGA
- a CDS encoding molecular chaperone DnaK, translating to MNTTTQNKQGDAWMTPDDLDHFRSLLISRRKKAGEEIETLRESISEGADADDADLSSIAHHAGDMGTEVENANMNYQLIEREMKYIQQIDDALERIENGTFGICKATGLPISRGRLEAVPHTRYSINAKELGLVEDN from the coding sequence ATGAACACAACGACCCAGAACAAACAAGGCGACGCATGGATGACACCCGACGACCTGGATCATTTTCGATCCCTGCTAATCTCCAGGCGCAAAAAAGCCGGGGAGGAGATAGAGACCTTGAGAGAGAGTATCTCTGAGGGAGCCGACGCCGACGACGCCGATCTCTCCTCCATTGCACACCACGCTGGAGATATGGGCACGGAGGTAGAAAATGCGAATATGAATTACCAGCTCATCGAACGTGAAATGAAATACATCCAGCAGATCGATGACGCCCTTGAACGCATCGAAAACGGCACCTTCGGCATTTGCAAGGCTACAGGCTTGCCCATATCCCGCGGTCGGCTGGAAGCCGTGCCTCACACCCGTTACAGCATCAATGCCAAGGAGCTGGGACTGGTGGAAGACAACTAG
- a CDS encoding endonuclease MutS2, whose amino-acid sequence MFIYPERLPEKIGFDQVRSAVVQRARSVTARERLAKLSPSSDPERIERRLEQCREMMRLLANDAAFPLDNLHDVRDWLGQASAEESMIPADAFQEIRELSVTARRVKGFLSDRRENYPLLDELGTRLIPLRKMEEAIAKVISENGEIRSDASSQLQSIRKRLGNKRNELRTVINRAMSRAQKEGMASDEGPTIRGGRMVIPIQAEYKRKIQGFVHDVSSSGQTVYLEPVEALNINNEIRSLESEEKRELERILRELTGTVRRHGDKIAQNLEALTDFDIVAAKGRLGNELDAYIPVVGKEERLYLREAYNPILKLKNLGLKEEEREQVVPLDLELNAEERCLIITGPNAGGKSVAMKTLGLCAMMVQSGLAIPARDSSEVPVYGSLLVDMGDDQSIENDLSTFSSRLEWMRTATEHCDERSLVLIDEAAAGTDPEEGGALFRALIEELIERRSRVLVTTHHGSLKVFAHEHPGAVNGSMEFDQETLSPTYRFRKGIPGSSYAFEIAERMNLDGGLLKRARVLLGEAKSDMESLIAELESRAQEADELKKKYDALKTKTESERQRYEEKRSAIEKEKEKIREKALKQASEIMETANRRIEEAVERIVEKGEKDDEAIREARRQVEEEKEDIARQLGELEEEKREHRHRDSGESPETGDTVRLEDAETTGELVELDGNRAVVQTGGLRLKTDYRKLVKVEEAASAKKKKKKVTLTGRHRPEPVSPSLEVRGMRGDEAVQKVMRHIDKAVASGMHRIDIIHGKGEGILRKLIHEHLDQRGDIERYEEAPLQQGGSGCTIVHL is encoded by the coding sequence ATGTTTATCTATCCCGAACGACTCCCCGAAAAGATCGGCTTCGACCAGGTCCGGTCGGCCGTCGTCCAGCGGGCGCGTTCAGTCACGGCGCGGGAGCGGCTGGCAAAACTCTCGCCCTCCTCCGATCCCGAGCGCATTGAGCGCCGGCTGGAACAGTGCCGGGAGATGATGCGCCTGCTGGCTAACGACGCCGCCTTTCCCCTGGATAACCTGCATGACGTGCGCGACTGGCTGGGCCAGGCATCGGCGGAGGAGAGCATGATCCCGGCCGACGCCTTCCAGGAGATCCGCGAGCTCTCGGTCACCGCCCGCCGCGTGAAGGGCTTCCTCTCGGACCGCAGGGAGAACTACCCGCTGCTGGACGAGCTGGGCACCCGGCTCATTCCCCTCAGGAAGATGGAGGAGGCCATCGCAAAGGTCATTTCAGAGAACGGGGAGATCCGATCGGACGCCTCCTCCCAGCTGCAGTCCATCCGCAAGCGCCTCGGGAACAAGCGCAACGAGCTGCGCACGGTCATCAACCGCGCCATGAGCCGCGCACAGAAAGAGGGCATGGCGTCGGACGAGGGACCCACCATTCGCGGGGGACGCATGGTCATACCCATCCAGGCGGAGTACAAGCGCAAGATCCAGGGTTTTGTGCACGACGTATCCTCCAGCGGGCAGACGGTCTACCTGGAGCCGGTGGAGGCGCTGAACATCAACAACGAGATCCGCTCGCTGGAGTCGGAGGAGAAGCGGGAACTGGAACGCATCCTGCGGGAGCTGACCGGCACGGTGCGCCGCCATGGCGACAAGATCGCCCAGAACCTTGAGGCGCTGACGGACTTCGACATCGTCGCCGCCAAGGGCCGGCTGGGCAACGAGCTGGACGCCTACATCCCGGTGGTGGGCAAAGAGGAGCGGCTTTACCTCAGGGAGGCCTACAACCCCATTCTCAAGCTCAAGAACCTGGGACTGAAGGAAGAGGAACGCGAGCAGGTGGTGCCGCTGGACCTGGAGCTGAACGCGGAGGAGCGCTGCCTGATTATTACGGGTCCCAACGCAGGCGGTAAATCGGTGGCCATGAAAACCCTGGGCCTGTGTGCCATGATGGTGCAGTCGGGGCTGGCCATTCCGGCCCGCGACAGCTCCGAGGTGCCGGTCTACGGTTCGCTGCTGGTGGACATGGGCGACGACCAGTCCATCGAAAACGACCTGAGCACCTTCTCCTCGCGCCTGGAGTGGATGCGCACGGCCACCGAGCACTGCGACGAGCGCAGCCTCGTGCTCATCGACGAAGCGGCCGCAGGCACCGACCCGGAGGAGGGCGGCGCGCTTTTTCGAGCGCTCATCGAGGAGCTGATCGAGCGGCGCTCGCGGGTGCTGGTGACTACCCACCACGGCTCCCTGAAGGTTTTCGCCCACGAACACCCGGGTGCGGTGAACGGGTCCATGGAATTCGACCAGGAGACCCTCTCCCCCACCTACCGCTTCCGCAAGGGAATTCCCGGCAGCTCCTACGCCTTCGAAATCGCCGAGCGCATGAACCTGGACGGGGGACTGCTCAAGCGGGCCCGGGTGCTGCTGGGCGAGGCCAAGAGCGACATGGAGTCGCTCATCGCCGAGCTGGAGTCCCGCGCCCAGGAGGCCGACGAACTCAAGAAGAAATACGACGCGCTCAAGACGAAGACCGAGTCGGAACGGCAGCGCTACGAGGAGAAGCGTTCCGCCATCGAAAAGGAGAAGGAGAAGATCCGCGAGAAGGCACTCAAGCAGGCCAGTGAGATCATGGAGACGGCCAACCGGCGCATCGAGGAGGCCGTGGAGCGCATCGTGGAGAAGGGGGAGAAAGACGACGAGGCCATCCGCGAGGCGCGCCGCCAGGTGGAGGAGGAGAAGGAGGATATCGCCCGTCAGCTCGGCGAATTGGAGGAGGAAAAGCGCGAGCACCGGCACAGGGATTCCGGCGAGTCCCCCGAAACCGGAGACACGGTGCGGCTGGAAGACGCCGAGACCACCGGCGAACTTGTAGAATTGGACGGCAACCGGGCCGTGGTGCAGACCGGCGGACTCCGCCTGAAGACCGACTACCGCAAGCTGGTAAAGGTGGAGGAGGCTGCCTCCGCCAAAAAGAAAAAGAAGAAGGTCACCCTCACCGGTCGGCACCGGCCAGAACCCGTCTCCCCCAGCCTGGAGGTACGCGGCATGCGCGGGGACGAGGCCGTGCAAAAGGTGATGCGGCACATCGACAAGGCTGTGGCGTCAGGCATGCACCGCATTGACATCATCCACGGCAAGGGGGAAGGCATCCTGCGCAAGCTCATCCACGAACACCTGGACCAGCGCGGAGATATCGAGCGCTACGAGGAGGCCCCCCTCCAGCAGGGCGGCTCGGGGTGTACCATCGTGCACCTGTAA
- a CDS encoding ATP-binding protein, which yields MMNLKRGKYFLIHRPNCGQVPAKTIGGAGPLRIAEMDPKTLKESESVEFKEQFNDSALKTLAAFVNAKGGSLYVGIKDDVTLLSEGITDENCWTKD from the coding sequence ATGATGAATTTGAAAAGAGGGAAATATTTCTTAATTCACAGGCCGAATTGTGGTCAAGTACCTGCAAAGACTATTGGAGGAGCTGGGCCTTTAAGAATTGCTGAGATGGATCCTAAAACTCTAAAGGAATCCGAATCGGTTGAATTTAAAGAACAGTTCAACGATTCGGCTCTTAAAACGTTGGCTGCTTTTGTAAATGCCAAAGGCGGATCTCTTTATGTGGGTATAAAGGATGATGTCACACTCCTATCCGAAGGAATTACCGATGAGAACTGCTGGACAAAGGACTAA
- a CDS encoding PhzF family phenazine biosynthesis protein: MKLNIWQVDAFASRLFEGNPAAVCVLEQWLPDGLMQSIAMENNLSETAFLVRESEGWRIRWFTPTDEVDLCGHATLASAHVLKAHLGEEADPLELNSNSGPLRVFRDGDLLELDFPAAELEKEAPPRELFNALEIMAVEVYKGADFLWVLESEEEVRGVDPDFREMEKVDTRGVIVTAPGEDVDFVSRFFAPSVGVDEDPVTGSAHTMLTPYWADRLDKNELTARQVSRRGGELRCRLEGDRVRIAGRALTYLEGEITLPETG, encoded by the coding sequence ATGAAACTGAACATCTGGCAGGTGGACGCCTTTGCCTCACGGCTCTTCGAGGGCAACCCGGCCGCGGTCTGCGTGCTGGAGCAGTGGCTGCCCGACGGACTAATGCAGTCGATCGCCATGGAGAACAACCTCTCGGAGACCGCCTTCCTGGTACGCGAGTCCGAAGGGTGGCGCATTCGCTGGTTCACGCCGACGGACGAGGTGGACCTGTGCGGGCACGCCACCCTCGCCTCGGCCCACGTGCTGAAGGCGCACCTGGGGGAGGAGGCCGATCCGCTGGAGCTGAACTCCAACAGCGGTCCTCTGCGGGTGTTCCGGGACGGAGACTTGCTGGAGCTCGATTTCCCGGCCGCCGAACTGGAGAAGGAAGCCCCGCCCCGGGAGCTTTTCAACGCCCTGGAGATTATGGCCGTGGAGGTCTACAAGGGCGCTGATTTTCTCTGGGTGCTGGAAAGCGAGGAAGAGGTGCGGGGGGTGGACCCTGACTTCCGCGAGATGGAGAAGGTTGACACCCGCGGGGTGATCGTCACTGCGCCGGGGGAGGATGTGGATTTTGTCTCACGCTTTTTTGCCCCGTCCGTTGGGGTGGACGAGGACCCGGTGACCGGCTCGGCCCACACCATGCTGACACCGTATTGGGCGGACAGGCTGGATAAAAATGAGCTGACAGCCCGCCAGGTCTCCCGTCGGGGAGGCGAGCTGCGCTGCCGCCTTGAAGGCGACCGCGTGCGTATCGCCGGCCGTGCCCTCACCTACCTGGAAGGAGAAATCACCCTTCCGGAAACCGGCTGA
- a CDS encoding sulfite exporter TauE/SafE family protein, with amino-acid sequence MDAFFILLLLLGVLAGVVAGLFGLGGGILFTPILFLVFSGAGIENPVVLTIGSSLFCTFVAAGGSSLRQFRQRNFYLADGLKVGLFGAFGVLLGKWVITSSWYSETEFVLFFSTLLLYVAWMFWRRGRSGETTVETGHEPMSWLQSLAAGGGAGFVAALAGIGGGGVMVPVMNLLQKRDFQKAVSISSLAIVIISLSGWGQLALLESGPALTAYTVGQVDFGAALPLALGGLAGGFLGAMWNVRIRRAYLQVAFSVLAVGMAARLIWEIL; translated from the coding sequence ATGGACGCCTTTTTCATCTTGCTCCTGCTGTTGGGCGTGCTGGCAGGTGTGGTGGCCGGTCTCTTTGGACTGGGCGGGGGCATCCTCTTCACCCCCATCCTGTTTCTGGTCTTCTCGGGCGCCGGTATCGAGAACCCGGTGGTGCTCACCATCGGGAGCTCCCTCTTCTGTACCTTCGTGGCGGCCGGTGGCAGCTCCCTGCGGCAGTTCCGCCAGCGCAATTTCTACCTGGCCGACGGACTCAAAGTGGGTCTCTTCGGGGCCTTCGGGGTGCTGCTGGGCAAGTGGGTGATCACCTCTTCCTGGTACAGCGAGACCGAGTTCGTGCTCTTTTTTTCGACCCTTCTGCTCTACGTGGCCTGGATGTTCTGGCGGCGGGGGCGCAGCGGGGAGACCACCGTGGAGACAGGCCACGAGCCCATGAGCTGGCTGCAGAGCCTGGCCGCGGGAGGCGGGGCCGGATTCGTGGCGGCCCTGGCCGGTATAGGCGGGGGCGGGGTGATGGTACCCGTGATGAACCTGCTGCAGAAGCGTGATTTCCAGAAAGCGGTGAGCATCTCCTCTCTGGCTATAGTCATAATTTCCCTATCCGGATGGGGACAGCTCGCCCTGCTGGAGAGCGGACCGGCCTTGACGGCCTATACTGTGGGACAGGTGGACTTCGGCGCGGCGCTGCCTCTGGCACTCGGCGGACTGGCCGGTGGCTTCCTGGGAGCCATGTGGAACGTACGTATCCGGAGGGCGTACCTGCAGGTGGCTTTTTCGGTGCTGGCGGTGGGGATGGCGGCGCGTCTTATCTGGGAGATCCTGTAA
- a CDS encoding type IV toxin-antitoxin system AbiEi family antitoxin gives MDRKVVGKALDNLEQNAGIHAEWTEYVPPKSDSKINAKIKFQINNEIKNYYAEVKKEIRKHHIPHLKEIANSFDPFILIVERLYPNLKEKLREEGINWLDGAGNIHLKNGNYLIWIDRHTTTPADKKKNRAFTKTGLKVVFLFLHDERWVTKTYREIAEKADVALGNITYVFDGLEEKGFLVNETDRKYKLINKRLLLDQWVAAFADELKPRLHVGNFTFLNANGMHTWNDLNLDYRDSWGGEPGAELLTHNLKPAELYLYTVKTKAELMVQYQLKPDLEGKVKVYRSYWNVGTDLDQGTVAPPLVIYTDLMTTGEPRNVKVANEIHEEFLTHLT, from the coding sequence ATGGATCGAAAGGTTGTTGGTAAGGCTCTGGATAATTTGGAACAAAACGCAGGAATACATGCGGAATGGACAGAGTATGTGCCTCCCAAGTCTGATAGTAAGATTAATGCAAAAATCAAATTTCAGATTAATAATGAAATCAAGAACTACTATGCCGAAGTAAAAAAGGAAATTCGGAAACATCACATTCCGCATCTGAAAGAGATCGCAAACAGTTTTGACCCATTTATTCTGATTGTTGAAAGACTTTACCCGAACCTGAAAGAAAAACTTCGAGAAGAGGGTATTAACTGGTTGGATGGAGCAGGAAATATCCATCTGAAAAACGGAAACTATTTAATCTGGATTGATCGGCACACGACAACTCCGGCTGACAAAAAGAAAAACAGGGCATTTACCAAAACAGGACTGAAGGTTGTTTTTCTCTTTCTTCATGATGAGAGATGGGTTACCAAAACCTACCGGGAAATAGCTGAAAAAGCGGATGTTGCGCTGGGCAATATCACGTATGTGTTCGATGGACTTGAGGAGAAAGGTTTTCTGGTGAATGAAACCGACAGGAAATATAAGCTGATCAATAAACGACTGCTTCTCGATCAATGGGTTGCCGCATTCGCCGATGAACTCAAGCCCCGCCTGCACGTGGGCAACTTTACATTTCTCAATGCAAACGGTATGCATACCTGGAATGATCTAAATCTGGATTACAGGGATAGCTGGGGAGGAGAACCCGGGGCAGAACTGTTGACACATAATCTGAAGCCCGCGGAACTCTATCTCTATACGGTTAAAACAAAAGCAGAATTGATGGTTCAATACCAGCTGAAGCCAGATTTGGAGGGAAAGGTGAAGGTCTACAGGTCCTATTGGAATGTTGGGACAGATTTGGATCAAGGAACTGTCGCCCCTCCACTGGTCATCTATACCGATCTGATGACAACCGGTGAGCCGCGCAATGTAAAAGTGGCCAATGAAATCCATGAAGAATTCCTTACCCATCTCACTTGA
- a CDS encoding DUF1499 domain-containing protein: MGTSTRNRRALAIGGTNLALLGALAVILSGYGYQWNWWSLGTGFNIIPWGTGAAVLGGIAAAAGLWRMKDRSRGYTFAGVAGIVLGLLALGNLGYWYMETQKGYPPIHDLSTDTLNPPEFQAILPLREDAPNPAEYQRGEGVAAAQESFYSGLETITLDTTYDEAFNRALETARGMGWTMVDHSTEEGRIEAYHKLAWFGFVDDVVIRVDTTDFGSKVDIRSKSRIGRGDLGVNAWRIRQYIEAFETQE, encoded by the coding sequence ATGGGTACTTCGACACGGAATAGAAGGGCACTGGCTATAGGAGGAACAAATCTTGCCCTCCTCGGCGCGCTGGCGGTAATCCTGTCCGGCTACGGCTACCAGTGGAACTGGTGGTCGCTGGGTACCGGCTTCAACATCATCCCATGGGGGACGGGTGCGGCGGTGCTCGGGGGCATCGCGGCGGCCGCAGGTCTCTGGCGTATGAAGGACCGCTCGCGCGGATATACCTTTGCCGGCGTGGCCGGTATCGTGCTCGGGCTGCTGGCCCTGGGCAACCTGGGCTACTGGTATATGGAGACCCAGAAGGGCTATCCTCCCATTCACGACCTCTCCACCGATACGCTGAACCCGCCGGAATTCCAGGCCATCCTGCCCCTGCGGGAGGACGCTCCCAATCCAGCGGAATACCAGCGGGGCGAAGGCGTTGCTGCGGCGCAGGAATCCTTCTATTCCGGACTGGAAACCATAACGCTGGATACTACCTACGATGAGGCATTCAACCGGGCGCTGGAAACGGCCCGCGGCATGGGCTGGACCATGGTGGACCACAGCACGGAGGAGGGACGCATCGAGGCCTACCACAAGCTGGCCTGGTTCGGCTTTGTCGATGATGTGGTGATACGTGTTGACACCACCGACTTCGGCAGCAAGGTAGACATCCGCTCCAAGTCCCGTATCGGCCGGGGCGACCTGGGCGTGAATGCCTGGCGCATCCGGCAGTATATCGAGGCCTTTGAGACGCAGGAATAG
- a CDS encoding SDR family oxidoreductase, which yields MPAYTVVTGASRGIGKAFATECASRGRDLILVSLPGEGLAELAGNLENRFGVQVAWHETDLTADCAVSDFYAWCGAKGFRIDMLINNAGLGSQGKFELSKPGEFQNIMQVNVNALVNMCWGALDSLKGQEQSHILNVGSIGAFIPLPYKAVYSASKHFVLAFSNALHYELKDSPVFVGCLCPGPTLTNDFHKEQVKEMGLKARLLTKTADEVARYGIDGILNRKRVIVPGMANKVITKLGRLLPTSYRLWLAGSTFSDSPFNHIERD from the coding sequence ATGCCGGCATATACGGTCGTGACTGGAGCAAGCAGGGGCATCGGTAAGGCCTTTGCTACAGAATGTGCGAGTAGAGGACGTGATCTGATTCTTGTTTCTCTTCCCGGAGAAGGACTTGCGGAGCTGGCCGGGAACCTCGAAAACCGATTTGGCGTACAGGTCGCCTGGCACGAAACCGATTTGACAGCCGACTGTGCGGTGAGCGATTTTTATGCCTGGTGCGGGGCCAAGGGGTTTCGGATCGATATGCTCATAAATAATGCGGGATTGGGCTCCCAAGGAAAATTTGAGCTCTCAAAACCGGGGGAGTTCCAGAATATTATGCAGGTTAATGTAAACGCACTGGTGAATATGTGCTGGGGAGCGCTCGATTCGTTGAAGGGACAAGAGCAGAGCCATATTCTAAATGTAGGCAGTATCGGTGCCTTTATTCCCCTTCCCTACAAGGCCGTCTACTCGGCATCCAAACACTTTGTGCTGGCTTTTTCCAATGCGCTGCATTATGAGCTGAAAGATTCTCCCGTGTTCGTCGGATGCCTCTGTCCGGGTCCAACGCTCACCAATGATTTTCATAAGGAGCAGGTAAAGGAAATGGGATTGAAAGCCAGGCTCCTGACCAAAACGGCCGATGAAGTGGCACGGTATGGTATCGATGGCATTCTGAACAGGAAGAGAGTCATCGTCCCCGGCATGGCGAATAAAGTGATTACCAAGCTGGGACGCTTACTGCCCACCAGCTACCGCTTGTGGTTGGCCGGTTCAACCTTTTCGGATTCCCCTTTCAATCATATCGAGAGAGACTGA
- a CDS encoding SDR family oxidoreductase: MAVFMTGATGYIGSVLLQQLLDEGETVHVLYRPSSFDKVDLSRSRIRPFRGDLLDVASLQRAMRDCNQVYHMAAYARVWAEDPSAFYRVNVQGTRNVLETAQKLQVRKVVLTSSAATLPASSDGRPVDESATDPEFETEYARTKHQAEEEAIGFNEKGLPTVIVNPPRVYGPGLMSESNAVTRLVKWYLEGKWRFLPGDGDVVGNYVYVEDVAGGHRRAMEHGRPGERYILGGDNVSLRELLHLVGEVSRKHRRMISIPVPLVMGIARFEMWKADLLGRSPLITPQWVKNYLKDSPLSSEKARQELGYTPIPLREGLRRTVDWLRREFPHLPHV; the protein is encoded by the coding sequence ATGGCTGTTTTTATGACCGGGGCAACCGGGTATATCGGGTCCGTGCTGCTGCAGCAGCTATTGGACGAGGGAGAAACCGTGCATGTGCTGTACCGCCCCTCCTCCTTCGACAAGGTGGACTTGTCCCGTAGCCGCATACGGCCTTTCAGGGGCGATCTGTTGGATGTCGCCAGCCTGCAGCGTGCCATGCGGGATTGCAACCAGGTATATCACATGGCCGCCTATGCACGTGTCTGGGCGGAGGATCCATCCGCGTTCTACCGGGTGAACGTCCAGGGAACTCGGAATGTATTGGAGACGGCACAAAAGCTGCAAGTCCGAAAGGTGGTGTTAACCTCCTCCGCCGCTACCCTGCCCGCCTCATCCGATGGCCGACCGGTGGATGAATCGGCGACGGATCCGGAATTTGAGACCGAGTATGCACGCACCAAGCACCAGGCGGAAGAGGAAGCCATAGGTTTCAATGAGAAAGGATTGCCTACGGTCATCGTAAATCCTCCTCGGGTCTACGGGCCGGGCCTGATGTCGGAAAGCAACGCTGTCACCCGATTGGTTAAATGGTATCTGGAAGGGAAATGGAGGTTTTTGCCCGGGGATGGGGACGTTGTCGGCAATTATGTCTATGTGGAGGACGTCGCCGGGGGACACCGGCGGGCGATGGAGCATGGAAGGCCCGGGGAGAGATACATTCTGGGAGGCGATAACGTTTCCCTGCGCGAACTGCTCCACCTGGTGGGAGAGGTTAGTCGCAAGCATCGCCGCATGATATCCATACCGGTTCCGCTTGTTATGGGAATTGCCAGGTTTGAAATGTGGAAAGCCGATCTTCTCGGACGCTCGCCCCTCATCACGCCCCAGTGGGTAAAAAATTATCTCAAGGACTCACCTCTGAGTTCGGAGAAGGCCCGGCAGGAGTTGGGATATACGCCGATTCCCTTGCGTGAGGGACTCAGGCGTACAGTCGACTGGCTCAGGAGGGAGTTTCCCCATCTGCCTCACGTGTAA
- a CDS encoding MFS transporter: protein MSFSEKRQNFFIIFSLWLLVFAASSQIMIIAPILPRISEQLAVSQALLGTLVTAYALMVGICALITGPISDKVGRRKILLAGTGLMALALLLHWFVAGFFSFLLVRGLAGAAGGILSGSAVSYVGDWFPYNRRGWANGWIMSGIAMGQILGVPIGTVLAEYFGFRSPFLAFAILMGGALVLIYFTVPQPDVELQRRRLTVGSTIRKYLIMLRKPEIAAASICYLLMFLSISVYVIYLPTWLESTFGVSGNAIATLFFVGGIANVITGPQAGKLSDRWGRKSIIIASCTGLAAVMVVTVPLVQSFWIAYPLFFVTMALVAMRISPFQALTTELVKSSKRGTLMSLLVAIGQVGYGLGGSLAGPAYVSYGYLSNTVIAAAMILAMAVLVWRFLPEPDLEGPPQETAPAVEAAE from the coding sequence ATGTCCTTCTCCGAAAAACGGCAAAATTTCTTCATCATCTTCTCGCTCTGGCTGCTCGTTTTTGCCGCCAGCAGCCAGATCATGATCATCGCCCCCATCCTGCCACGCATCAGCGAACAGCTGGCGGTATCTCAGGCCTTGCTGGGCACCCTGGTGACGGCCTACGCGCTGATGGTGGGGATATGCGCCCTCATCACGGGTCCCATTTCCGACAAGGTGGGACGGCGCAAGATCCTGCTGGCAGGCACGGGACTGATGGCCCTGGCTCTACTTCTGCACTGGTTTGTGGCTGGATTTTTCTCCTTTCTGCTGGTGCGTGGACTGGCCGGCGCCGCGGGCGGTATTTTGAGCGGTTCGGCCGTATCCTACGTGGGAGACTGGTTTCCCTACAACCGGCGGGGTTGGGCCAACGGCTGGATCATGAGCGGCATTGCGATGGGACAGATTCTGGGGGTGCCCATCGGCACGGTACTGGCGGAGTACTTCGGCTTCCGTTCGCCTTTCCTGGCCTTCGCCATCCTGATGGGCGGCGCCCTCGTGCTCATCTACTTTACCGTGCCGCAGCCGGACGTGGAGCTGCAACGCCGGCGGCTGACCGTGGGCAGTACGATCCGCAAGTACCTGATCATGCTGCGCAAACCGGAAATTGCCGCCGCCAGCATCTGCTATCTGCTGATGTTTCTGAGCATATCGGTGTACGTGATATATCTTCCCACCTGGCTGGAGTCTACCTTTGGGGTTTCGGGCAACGCCATTGCCACCCTCTTTTTCGTCGGCGGCATCGCCAACGTGATCACGGGTCCCCAGGCCGGCAAGCTGTCGGACCGCTGGGGACGAAAAAGCATCATCATCGCCTCCTGTACGGGACTGGCTGCCGTTATGGTGGTTACCGTGCCCCTGGTGCAGTCATTCTGGATTGCCTATCCGCTATTTTTCGTGACCATGGCGCTGGTAGCCATGCGCATCAGTCCCTTCCAGGCCCTTACCACCGAACTGGTCAAGTCCAGCAAGCGGGGCACCCTTATGAGTCTGCTGGTGGCTATTGGACAGGTGGGCTATGGGCTGGGAGGCTCCCTCGCCGGCCCGGCCTACGTCAGCTACGGCTACCTGAGCAACACCGTCATCGCCGCGGCCATGATCCTGGCAATGGCCGTACTTGTGTGGCGTTTCCTTCCTGAACCGGACCTGGAGGGACCGCCGCAGGAGACCGCTCCCGCCGTGGAGGCTGCCGAGTAG